CTGCCGGAAGTCGCGGCGGTGACCCGCCGACTGAAGCGGTAATCGGGTTGTGGGCAGTGGGGTGTGGGTCGTGGGAGAAAACCCCTACAACCCACACCCCACGTCCTACAACCCCCTACAGCCGGATACCCAGCAGCGCGTAGCCCAGTAGGGCGAATTTTTCGCGCAGGACGTACTGGCGGCTGGTGTGGGGGCTCAGGGGGCTGGCGCTGACGTTGGCGTTCATGTTCATGGCGCGGGCCAGGGCGAGGGCGCGGGGGGCGTGGGCGGCGTCGGTGACGAGGGTGACGGGGGTGCCGCCGGGCAGCTGGGCGCGGGCGTTCTCGAGGTTCTGGACGGTGGTGCGGCTGCGTTCCTCGGCGATCAGGGCGCCGCTGGGGACGCCGCGGGCGTGCAGGTAGGTGGTACCGACCTGCCCTTCGGTGAAGCGGTCGCCGGGCTGGCGGCCGCCGGTGACGACGACGCGCTGGACGTGGCCCTGGCGGTAGAGGCTGAGGGCGTGGTCGAGGCGGCGCTGGAAGGCGGGGCTGGGTCGTCCGTCGTACTGCGCGGCGCCGAGGACGATCAGGGTGGGGTTGGGTGCGGAGTTGGGGAGTTGAAGGGGGGGCGCGGTCAGGAAGCCCGTCAGGAGGAGGGCGGTGACCGCGAGGGGAATGATGGAGAGCGTGGCGCCCCGGGCTCGCATGCGGGCAGCGTAGCATGAAGAAAATCTGAATCCTGAGGACTTTCTCGCGTGGGGCCGGGCCGTCCGGGTCGGGAGGGTCGGGGTCCGTTCATGAGGGGGTCTTGGTCCGCTTCTTCCGGAAGCTTCTGCGGGGGCGTGCTACGCTCACCCCTGACTTCTTTAGGGGAGCACCCTTGCTTATGCCCAGATCCTCTGCCCACACGCTGGTTATCGTCGAGTCGCCTGCCAAGGCCCGCACCATCGAGAAGTACCTCGGAAAGGGGTACACGGTGGAGTCGTCCATCGGGCACATCCGCGACCTGCCGAAAAGTGCGGCGGACATTCCCGAGAAGTACAAGGGCAAGGCCTGGGCGCGCCTGGGCCTGGACGTCGAGAACGACTTCCAGCCGCTGTACGTGGTCTCGCCCGAGAAGCGCGCGCACGTGGCGAAGCTGCGCAAACTGGCGCAGGACGCCGACGAGATCATTCTCGCGACCGACGATGACCGCGAGGGCGAGAGCATCGCGTGGCACCTGTTCCAGGAACTGAAGCCGAAGGTGCCGGTGCGGCGCATGGTGTTCCACGAGATCACCAAGGAAGCGATCCAGGCGGCGATTGCCGCGCCGCGTCAGATCGACACGAACCTCGTGGAGGCGCAGGAGGCCCGCCGGGCGCTGGACCGCCTGTACGGGTACGAGGTCAGTCCGGTGCTGTGGAAGAAGGTCGCGCCGAAACTGTCGGCGGGGCGGGTGCAGTCGGTGGCGACGCGCATGCTGGTGCAGCGTGAACGCGAGCGGATGCGCTTTGTCAGCGCGACGTGGTGGGACCTGCTGGTCACGGCGAAGACGGCGGACGGGCAGAGCTTCCCGGCCCGCCTGACCGATCTGGCGGGGCAGAAGCTGGCGCTGGGCCGTGATTTCGACCCGCTGACCGGGCGACTGAAGGACGGCGTGGCCGCCCGCCTGCTGACCGAGGCCGAGGC
This region of Deinococcus sp. JMULE3 genomic DNA includes:
- a CDS encoding YdcF family protein, whose translation is MRARGATLSIIPLAVTALLLTGFLTAPPLQLPNSAPNPTLIVLGAAQYDGRPSPAFQRRLDHALSLYRQGHVQRVVVTGGRQPGDRFTEGQVGTTYLHARGVPSGALIAEERSRTTVQNLENARAQLPGGTPVTLVTDAAHAPRALALARAMNMNANVSASPLSPHTSRQYVLREKFALLGYALLGIRL